From one Thermomicrobiales bacterium genomic stretch:
- a CDS encoding ABC transporter permease — MIKRFLWFIPTILAIALVTFIMMNLTPGSPFQPAGANNLREDIIKQIEKQYGLDKPLPVRFVIYLGKAVRGDFGESYTRRPQKVNDIIRRGFPISFQLGAMALLAASIGGIILGVLAAVNQNGWIDYLSATFAIMFYSVPSFVLGILLLLLFVIWIPNWTGVRLFPLGGWDSPRAWVLPTIALGAGPFAQLARYTRSSMIDVIRSDYVRTARAKGLAEQKVVLKHVLKNALIPVITLIGPLFAALATGSFFVEQVFNIPGIGKFFVVSMASKDQPMIMAVVLLYGTFLAVMNLVVDILYGVIDPRIRMSIRGD; from the coding sequence ATGATTAAACGTTTCCTCTGGTTCATACCAACCATTCTGGCGATCGCATTGGTTACCTTCATCATGATGAATCTCACCCCTGGCTCTCCGTTTCAACCCGCCGGCGCAAACAACCTCCGCGAAGACATCATCAAGCAGATCGAGAAGCAGTACGGCCTGGACAAACCCCTGCCGGTGCGCTTCGTGATCTACCTCGGAAAGGCGGTTCGCGGGGATTTCGGTGAGTCATACACTCGCCGGCCACAGAAGGTGAACGACATCATTCGCCGCGGCTTCCCGATCTCATTTCAGCTTGGCGCGATGGCGTTGCTCGCCGCGTCGATTGGCGGCATCATCCTCGGCGTCCTCGCAGCCGTGAACCAGAACGGCTGGATCGACTACCTTTCGGCGACGTTCGCCATCATGTTCTATAGCGTCCCCAGCTTCGTCCTCGGCATCCTTCTGTTACTGCTCTTCGTCATCTGGATACCCAACTGGACGGGTGTGCGCCTGTTTCCGTTGGGCGGCTGGGATAGTCCCAGGGCGTGGGTATTACCAACGATCGCGTTAGGAGCCGGCCCGTTCGCCCAGCTTGCTCGATACACCCGATCCAGCATGATCGATGTCATCCGCTCCGACTACGTCCGAACAGCTCGCGCCAAGGGTCTTGCCGAGCAGAAGGTCGTCCTCAAGCACGTACTGAAGAACGCGCTGATCCCGGTGATCACCCTGATCGGCCCACTGTTCGCCGCGCTTGCCACCGGCTCGTTCTTCGTCGAGCAGGTGTTCAACATCCCGGGAATTGGCAAGTTCTTCGTCGTCAGCATGGCTTCGAAGGATCAACCGATGATCATGGCGGTCGTGCTCCTCTATGGCACGTTCCTGGCCGTGATGAACCTCGTCGTCGACATCCTGTACGGGGTGATCGACCCGCGCATCCGCATGAGCATCCGAGGAGATTAA
- a CDS encoding ABC transporter permease: MASQQDRNADAISQAQLLAEAAEVVPARQASLWGDAWRRLLKNKLAVVGLATVILLGLLAVFAPLLAPYGPAEVVSPDLRLMKPSWNFPLGLDQNGRDMYSRMLYGARVSLLVGVVAQLIVLGIGVPIGAVAGYYSGTVDNALMRTVDVFYAIPQLLLVLLMVNMLGPGMKNIFIAIGLTGWVTMARLVRGVMLTNREQEYVKASKVAGAGSGYIILRHMLPNSLTPIIVALTFGIPQAIFIEASLSFVGVGIRPPQPSWGQMVGAGQQYIQSVQHLMFFPSLAIAITMLAFTFLGDGLRDALDVKMND; encoded by the coding sequence ATGGCAAGCCAGCAGGACCGCAACGCAGACGCCATTTCACAAGCGCAGCTGCTCGCAGAAGCTGCCGAGGTCGTGCCGGCTCGCCAGGCCAGCCTCTGGGGGGATGCCTGGCGACGACTTCTGAAGAACAAGCTAGCCGTCGTTGGCCTCGCCACTGTGATCCTTCTCGGCCTCCTCGCGGTCTTTGCGCCGTTGTTGGCGCCGTATGGGCCGGCGGAAGTCGTCTCACCGGATCTCCGGCTGATGAAGCCCTCGTGGAACTTTCCGCTCGGGCTGGACCAGAACGGGCGCGACATGTACAGCCGCATGTTGTACGGCGCTCGCGTCTCATTGCTCGTCGGGGTCGTTGCGCAGTTGATCGTCCTCGGGATCGGGGTGCCGATCGGAGCAGTGGCCGGCTATTACTCCGGAACCGTCGACAATGCCCTCATGCGAACGGTCGATGTCTTCTACGCGATTCCGCAACTCCTGCTCGTGCTGTTGATGGTCAATATGCTCGGGCCCGGGATGAAAAACATCTTCATCGCGATCGGCCTCACGGGCTGGGTGACGATGGCTCGTCTCGTTCGGGGGGTCATGCTCACGAACCGGGAACAGGAGTATGTCAAAGCATCGAAGGTTGCCGGCGCTGGCAGCGGCTATATCATCTTGCGCCACATGTTACCGAACAGCCTGACGCCGATTATTGTCGCGCTGACGTTCGGCATCCCGCAGGCGATCTTCATCGAAGCATCACTCTCGTTCGTGGGCGTCGGGATCCGGCCTCCACAGCCATCATGGGGGCAAATGGTCGGCGCGGGCCAGCAATATATCCAGTCCGTCCAGCACCTGATGTTCTTTCCGAGCCTGGCCATCGCGATCACGATGCTCGCGTTTACGTTCCTCGGCGACGGCCTGCGCGACGCACTCGACGTCAAGATGAACGACTGA
- a CDS encoding ABC transporter ATP-binding protein, with protein sequence MAKNVLEVNNLKTQFFTRAGIVYAVDGVSFHVGEGETLGIVGESGCGKSVTATSIMRLIPSPPGKIVDGEILLSDADGTVDLLELSDSEMRHVRGNKVAMIFQDPMTSLNPVLTVGDQISEPLILHLGLSKSEARQRAIDLLKRVGIPAAEDRINAYPHQFSGGMRQRVMIAIALSCNPKLLIADEPTTALDVTIQAQILELMMHLNQEFGTAIIMITHDLGVVAEICERVVVMYAGQVVETGAAKDLFTNPQHPYTIGLLNSVPQIGEKVKDTLVPIPGLPPDLLAPPIGCRFRPRCRFRQPKCEESPPLAVVAPGQMARCWFPQGRGAIPPTDAAVSTPAAARD encoded by the coding sequence TTGGCTAAGAATGTCCTCGAGGTGAACAACCTCAAAACCCAGTTCTTCACACGAGCCGGTATTGTCTACGCGGTCGACGGGGTTTCCTTCCACGTCGGCGAAGGTGAGACACTTGGCATCGTCGGCGAATCGGGCTGTGGCAAGAGCGTCACCGCAACATCGATCATGCGGCTGATCCCGAGCCCACCCGGAAAGATCGTCGACGGCGAGATACTGCTGTCCGATGCCGATGGGACGGTCGACCTGCTCGAGCTCTCGGATAGCGAGATGCGCCACGTTCGCGGCAACAAGGTCGCGATGATCTTTCAGGATCCGATGACATCGCTGAACCCGGTCCTGACCGTCGGCGACCAGATCTCGGAGCCGCTGATATTGCATCTGGGATTGAGCAAGAGCGAGGCGCGACAACGCGCAATTGACCTGCTCAAGCGCGTCGGCATCCCGGCCGCCGAAGATCGGATCAACGCGTACCCGCACCAGTTCTCGGGCGGCATGCGCCAGCGCGTGATGATCGCCATCGCGCTGTCATGCAACCCCAAGCTGCTGATCGCGGACGAGCCGACGACAGCGCTCGATGTCACGATCCAGGCGCAGATTCTCGAACTGATGATGCACCTGAATCAGGAATTCGGGACGGCCATCATCATGATCACTCACGACCTCGGAGTGGTCGCTGAGATCTGCGAACGCGTCGTCGTCATGTACGCCGGCCAGGTTGTCGAGACCGGCGCAGCAAAGGATCTCTTCACGAACCCGCAGCACCCATACACGATCGGGCTGCTCAATTCGGTCCCGCAGATCGGCGAAAAGGTCAAGGACACTCTTGTGCCGATTCCTGGTCTGCCGCCAGATCTTCTCGCGCCGCCGATCGGCTGCCGGTTCCGGCCGCGGTGCCGGTTCCGCCAACCGAAGTGCGAGGAGTCGCCACCGCTGGCAGTGGTTGCGCCCGGCCAGATGGCGCGCTGCTGGTTCCCACAGGGGCGAGGAGCAATCCCGCCGACCGACGCGGCCGTCTCAACTCCGGCCGCTGCGCGAGACTGA
- a CDS encoding ABC transporter ATP-binding protein, with amino-acid sequence MATSVQETTAEKAANEDYILEVKNVKKHFRMGGGMLSRGNEMNIRAVDDISFSIRRGETFGLVGESGCGKTTLGQTIIRLYNPTAGQIVFNNADISALNAADMRKHRRGMQMIFQDPSASLDPRMTVGSIISEPLNIFGIGSREERRDRVRELLRVVGLNAYFVNRYPHEFSGGQRQRIGIARALALQPELVICDEPVSALDVSVQAQVLNLLRQLQTDFKLTYLFIAHNLAVVAHISDRVGVMYLGKMVEIGEARAITERPKHPYTQALISAIPVVDPGRKRDRIILEGDVPSPANPPSGCRFHPRCPIAQPYCSEVEPQLRELEPGHWVACHYAE; translated from the coding sequence GTGGCGACTTCAGTCCAGGAAACCACCGCAGAAAAAGCCGCGAACGAGGACTATATCCTCGAAGTGAAGAACGTGAAGAAGCACTTCAGGATGGGCGGGGGGATGCTGTCTCGCGGCAACGAGATGAATATCCGGGCCGTCGATGACATTTCGTTCTCGATCCGCCGTGGCGAAACATTCGGGCTGGTCGGCGAATCGGGCTGTGGAAAGACGACGCTCGGCCAGACGATCATCCGACTCTACAACCCGACAGCCGGACAAATCGTCTTCAACAATGCCGACATCTCCGCTCTCAACGCCGCCGACATGCGTAAGCACCGTCGTGGCATGCAGATGATCTTCCAGGATCCGTCGGCATCGCTGGATCCACGTATGACTGTCGGTTCGATCATTTCCGAGCCACTCAATATCTTCGGCATCGGCTCACGCGAAGAGCGAAGAGACCGCGTCCGCGAGCTACTGCGTGTGGTCGGGCTGAATGCGTACTTCGTGAATCGCTATCCGCACGAGTTCTCGGGTGGCCAGCGGCAGCGGATCGGTATCGCGCGGGCGCTCGCACTGCAGCCAGAGCTCGTTATCTGTGACGAGCCGGTGTCGGCACTGGACGTTTCCGTGCAGGCCCAGGTGTTGAACCTGTTGCGACAGCTGCAGACGGATTTCAAGCTAACGTACTTGTTCATTGCCCACAACCTCGCCGTCGTCGCGCACATCAGTGATCGGGTCGGCGTCATGTATCTCGGCAAGATGGTCGAGATCGGTGAAGCCCGCGCTATTACCGAACGGCCGAAACACCCGTATACCCAGGCGCTGATCTCGGCGATTCCAGTCGTCGATCCAGGCCGAAAGCGCGACCGGATCATTCTCGAAGGGGACGTGCCAAGCCCGGCCAACCCACCATCGGGCTGCCGGTTTCACCCCCGGTGCCCGATTGCCCAGCCGTATTGCTCCGAGGTCGAACCTCAATTGCGCGAGCTGGAGCCGGGGCATTGGGTCGCCTGCCATTACGCGGAGTAG
- a CDS encoding peptide ABC transporter substrate-binding protein, with the protein MVVIDKEQIRLLEERLRGVGVDRRTFLKFASAAAAAPMVGTILAACGGSSSTPTATTAAAAPTATTAAAAPTAPAEATKAIEATKAPEPTKPAASPTTSTTAALDAKQIIHTIGARSDPSSNDFNADLYCGGTAEIWAGLLTYDVDFNVIPDWAEKWEHNDDASQWTFYLRKDNKGFSNGDPVTADTFIGSWARLLDPATKGAYASILFDIKGAEDINLNGAAASTLGCKAVDDWTLQVDMVGPRGMFPVIVGYAATMPTHLPSAAKGGNFTDPGEVGHPIIGNGPFVLTAWKHDEALTLVRNPNYWNTDIKLTDVDWRIIPAEQGMLPFEAGDVDWAVVPGADLPRVQADSVMKSQVQKWVEPLIWKILPGTNVKPFDDIELRRALQHAIDKDRINTLTNGGGDPAYCLVPPGIFGFFGEDFKEFSDFDVKKVKEHLDKSTFAGQTLPKVTMILRNEAQLNSTIMVEDIAAQVLANMGMQIELQIMDFQPFRALQFQNTYELCWIRWYYDYPDPNNGYFDMFYSNKESGKRQAWSNTEFDDWTIKGKELAKPEDRLNAYKNCERIMNEDVAYIPIVYRNAYDVYKDWVKDVPVNKQGYWIPNGNIFVNMYQYVYVSGRK; encoded by the coding sequence ATGGTTGTCATCGACAAAGAACAGATTCGACTGCTCGAAGAGCGTCTGCGCGGCGTTGGCGTCGATCGCCGAACGTTTCTCAAGTTCGCGTCCGCGGCCGCGGCCGCGCCGATGGTAGGAACAATCCTCGCCGCCTGCGGAGGGAGTAGCTCCACGCCGACCGCGACGACCGCCGCCGCCGCGCCAACCGCGACGACTGCTGCCGCCGCCCCAACTGCGCCTGCTGAGGCAACCAAGGCCATCGAAGCGACCAAGGCGCCCGAGCCGACCAAGCCTGCGGCATCGCCAACCACCAGCACGACTGCCGCGCTGGATGCAAAGCAGATCATTCACACCATCGGGGCTCGCTCTGACCCGTCATCAAACGACTTCAATGCCGATCTGTATTGCGGTGGCACAGCCGAGATCTGGGCCGGCCTGCTGACGTATGACGTCGACTTCAACGTGATCCCCGACTGGGCCGAGAAATGGGAGCACAACGACGACGCGTCGCAGTGGACCTTCTACCTCCGCAAGGACAACAAGGGTTTCTCCAACGGCGATCCGGTGACTGCCGACACATTCATCGGCTCCTGGGCCCGCCTGCTCGATCCGGCGACGAAGGGCGCCTACGCGTCGATCCTCTTCGACATCAAGGGCGCCGAGGACATCAATCTGAATGGCGCAGCCGCCAGCACGCTCGGCTGCAAGGCAGTTGATGACTGGACGCTCCAGGTCGACATGGTCGGTCCGCGTGGCATGTTCCCGGTCATCGTTGGCTACGCCGCGACGATGCCCACCCACCTGCCGTCGGCAGCCAAGGGCGGCAACTTCACTGACCCCGGCGAGGTCGGGCACCCGATCATCGGCAATGGGCCGTTCGTCCTCACTGCGTGGAAGCACGACGAGGCCCTGACACTCGTGCGCAACCCCAACTACTGGAACACGGACATCAAGCTCACGGATGTCGACTGGCGGATTATCCCGGCCGAGCAGGGAATGCTGCCCTTCGAGGCAGGCGATGTCGACTGGGCTGTCGTCCCTGGCGCCGATCTGCCGCGCGTCCAGGCCGATTCGGTGATGAAGAGTCAGGTTCAGAAGTGGGTCGAGCCGCTGATCTGGAAGATCCTCCCCGGCACCAACGTCAAGCCGTTCGATGACATCGAGCTGCGACGCGCGCTCCAGCACGCGATCGACAAGGACCGGATCAACACGCTGACCAACGGTGGCGGCGACCCGGCCTACTGCCTCGTGCCGCCAGGCATCTTCGGCTTCTTCGGCGAAGATTTCAAGGAGTTCTCGGACTTCGATGTCAAGAAGGTCAAAGAACACCTTGACAAATCAACGTTCGCCGGACAGACACTGCCGAAGGTCACCATGATCCTTCGCAACGAGGCGCAGCTGAACTCGACCATCATGGTTGAGGACATCGCGGCTCAGGTGCTGGCCAACATGGGGATGCAGATCGAGCTGCAGATCATGGACTTCCAGCCATTCCGGGCTCTGCAGTTCCAGAACACCTACGAGCTGTGCTGGATCCGCTGGTACTACGACTATCCGGATCCGAACAACGGCTACTTCGATATGTTCTACTCGAACAAGGAGTCCGGCAAGCGCCAGGCGTGGTCGAATACGGAGTTCGATGACTGGACGATCAAGGGCAAGGAACTGGCCAAGCCCGAGGATCGACTCAACGCCTACAAGAACTGCGAGCGGATCATGAACGAGGATGTAGCCTACATCCCGATCGTGTACCGCAACGCGTACGACGTCTACAAGGACTGGGTCAAGGACGTCCCAGTCAACAAGCAGGGCTACTGGATTCCGAATGGCAATATCTTCGTCAACATGTACCAGTACGTGTACGTGTCGGGACGCAAGTAA
- a CDS encoding branched-chain amino acid transaminase encodes MATGKPTYLWWKGQRMAWDDANVHVTALGWSTVGAIFEGIRAYWNADHDELYIFRLDEHMDRFRNSMKLVRLDETHDMETLKEAIVDLLRANETREDTYIRPLAYRGGDGRGGFSGVGGTTEILINTNPSPSHLFSGQGKTACISSWRRISENVMPPRIKNISNYRNGQLANMEAAQNGYDTALILNENGKVAEGGGACVAFIRDGKFVTPGVTQSILESITRDALMQLAKDELGLTVEEREVDRTELYIADEVFMMGTAAEITPIVSVDHYQVGTGEIGPITRKLEGLLDDCFRGKTGIRPEWRTTVGVGAAVAAD; translated from the coding sequence GTGGCGACTGGGAAACCGACCTATCTGTGGTGGAAGGGCCAGAGGATGGCCTGGGACGATGCAAATGTCCATGTGACCGCGCTCGGCTGGTCAACTGTCGGGGCCATCTTCGAGGGCATCCGCGCCTACTGGAACGCCGACCACGACGAGCTCTACATCTTCCGTCTCGACGAGCACATGGACCGCTTCCGGAATTCCATGAAGCTCGTCCGCCTCGACGAGACCCACGATATGGAGACTCTCAAAGAGGCGATCGTCGATCTGTTGCGCGCAAACGAAACGCGCGAAGACACCTACATCCGCCCGCTCGCCTATCGCGGCGGCGATGGACGCGGCGGCTTCAGCGGGGTCGGTGGGACGACGGAAATTCTGATCAACACCAACCCGAGCCCGTCGCATCTGTTCTCCGGTCAGGGCAAGACCGCCTGCATCTCCTCGTGGCGGCGCATCTCGGAGAACGTGATGCCCCCGCGAATCAAGAACATCTCCAACTACCGCAACGGGCAGCTAGCCAACATGGAAGCCGCCCAGAATGGTTACGACACCGCATTGATCCTGAACGAGAACGGCAAGGTAGCTGAGGGCGGCGGCGCGTGTGTCGCGTTCATCCGCGACGGCAAGTTCGTCACGCCGGGCGTCACCCAGAGCATCCTGGAGAGCATCACGCGCGACGCACTGATGCAGCTCGCCAAGGATGAGCTCGGACTGACGGTCGAGGAGCGCGAAGTCGACCGCACCGAGCTGTACATCGCCGATGAAGTCTTCATGATGGGCACTGCCGCCGAGATCACGCCGATCGTATCGGTGGACCATTATCAAGTCGGCACCGGCGAGATCGGCCCAATTACCCGCAAGCTCGAAGGGCTTCTCGACGACTGCTTCCGCGGCAAGACCGGCATCCGGCCCGAGTGGCGGACCACGGTCGGCGTCGGCGCAGCAGTCGCGGCCGACTAA
- a CDS encoding aminotransferase class III-fold pyridoxal phosphate-dependent enzyme translates to MAQKTKTIEQEFIDEFSGSRQRAMHSLELMPAGVTHDARYVKPFPIYIERAQGAKKWDVDGHELTDYAVGHGSLILGHNHPDVVAAVKAQLDRGTHLGASHDQELIWADKIQQLIPSLERLKFTSSGTEATMLAIRAARAFSGKNKVLKFEGHFHGWHDYVQRGERPPFDQTDLPGIPPEVVALTLVASIDDLDQVEAYLQQGDVACVILEPSGASWATLPPAEGFLKDLRALTEKYDTILIFDEVITGFRWAPGGAQERFGVKPDMTTLAKIVAGGLPGGCFGGRRDIMSVFEFRDDPKHKKIPHPGTYNANPLSAVAGAACLELVKDPQVQRTSDEMAARLRIGFNTTLVEQGLPGFCYGESSVFHLVLGKTCDNMHAGDIRRPAGRSLMDLKSGLVGKHKSSFVSGMMLEGTDMTFGGGWLSAAHSADDIDATVAGFGRTIARMHAEGLL, encoded by the coding sequence ATGGCACAGAAGACGAAGACGATCGAGCAAGAGTTCATTGACGAGTTCAGCGGCTCGCGCCAGCGCGCGATGCATTCACTCGAGTTGATGCCGGCCGGCGTGACGCACGATGCGCGGTACGTCAAGCCGTTCCCGATCTACATCGAACGCGCCCAGGGCGCCAAGAAGTGGGATGTCGACGGCCACGAGCTGACCGACTACGCCGTCGGTCACGGCTCGCTGATCCTCGGTCATAACCATCCGGACGTCGTTGCGGCCGTCAAGGCCCAGCTCGACCGTGGCACGCACCTCGGCGCCAGCCACGATCAGGAGCTGATCTGGGCCGACAAGATCCAGCAGCTCATTCCGTCGCTGGAGCGTCTCAAGTTCACCTCGTCTGGCACTGAGGCGACGATGCTGGCGATCCGCGCCGCGCGCGCGTTCTCCGGCAAGAACAAGGTGCTCAAGTTCGAGGGGCACTTCCATGGCTGGCACGACTACGTCCAGCGCGGAGAACGCCCGCCGTTCGACCAGACTGATCTGCCCGGCATCCCGCCCGAGGTGGTTGCGCTGACGTTGGTCGCCTCGATCGACGATCTCGACCAGGTCGAAGCGTACCTGCAGCAGGGCGATGTTGCCTGCGTGATCCTCGAGCCAAGTGGAGCATCCTGGGCGACGCTGCCGCCGGCCGAGGGTTTCCTGAAGGACCTCCGCGCGCTGACTGAGAAGTACGATACGATCCTCATCTTCGACGAGGTCATCACCGGCTTCCGCTGGGCGCCGGGAGGCGCGCAGGAGCGGTTCGGTGTCAAGCCGGACATGACGACACTGGCGAAGATTGTCGCTGGCGGGCTGCCGGGCGGTTGCTTCGGTGGCCGGCGCGACATCATGAGCGTGTTCGAGTTTCGCGACGACCCGAAGCACAAGAAGATCCCACACCCAGGCACGTACAATGCCAACCCGCTCTCGGCGGTCGCTGGAGCGGCATGCCTGGAGCTCGTGAAAGATCCGCAGGTGCAACGGACATCCGACGAGATGGCCGCGCGGCTCCGGATCGGGTTCAACACAACACTCGTTGAGCAGGGTCTGCCGGGGTTCTGCTACGGCGAATCATCGGTCTTCCACCTCGTGCTCGGCAAGACTTGCGACAACATGCATGCGGGTGACATTCGCCGGCCGGCCGGGAGGTCGCTGATGGATCTCAAGAGCGGCCTGGTTGGCAAGCACAAGAGTAGCTTCGTCTCGGGGATGATGCTCGAAGGCACCGATATGACGTTTGGCGGGGGCTGGCTCAGCGCCGCTCACTCTGCCGACGATATCGATGCAACCGTGGCAGGGTTTGGGCGCACGATCGCCCGGATGCATGCCGAGGGTCTGCTGTAG
- a CDS encoding D-cysteine desulfhydrase family protein, protein MGLSAHPRFRLAALPTPLQYAERLTAELGGPKIYLKRDDLTGLAMGGNKTRKLEYLVADALANGATHLITVGAAQSNHARQTAAAARLAGLGCHLVLNASDPEPDVQGNLLLDKLLGATVHIVTSGAERQAKVDEVAADLSDEGGVPYAIPVGGSNGIGALGYVAGMLELAEQLWRADVAPKAMYFAAGSGGTQGGIVLGAQTHGLDFALNGVLVEGKSADGIDRAVEVGGWAAAELGVGAPPRERYLADDGHVGEGYGIPTKEGIEAIQLLARTEAVLLDPVYTSKAFAGMVADIRGGVYSPDDSVIFLHTGGSPALFAQRDLLQAALS, encoded by the coding sequence ATGGGACTCTCCGCGCACCCGCGATTTCGGCTGGCGGCGCTGCCAACGCCACTACAGTACGCCGAGCGGCTGACTGCCGAGCTCGGCGGGCCGAAGATCTATCTCAAGCGCGACGACCTGACCGGGCTGGCGATGGGCGGCAACAAGACGCGCAAGCTGGAATACCTGGTCGCCGACGCGCTGGCAAACGGCGCAACGCACCTGATCACCGTCGGCGCAGCGCAGTCGAACCATGCCCGCCAGACGGCGGCAGCGGCGCGGCTGGCCGGACTCGGCTGCCATCTCGTGTTGAACGCGAGCGACCCCGAGCCAGACGTGCAGGGCAACCTGTTGCTCGACAAGCTCCTCGGCGCTACGGTCCACATCGTCACCAGTGGCGCAGAACGACAGGCGAAGGTCGATGAGGTCGCGGCCGATCTGAGCGACGAGGGGGGCGTTCCGTACGCAATCCCGGTCGGCGGGTCGAACGGCATCGGCGCGCTCGGCTACGTGGCAGGCATGCTCGAGCTCGCCGAACAACTGTGGCGCGCCGATGTGGCGCCGAAGGCGATGTACTTCGCAGCTGGCAGCGGCGGCACCCAGGGCGGCATCGTCCTCGGCGCGCAGACGCACGGCCTGGATTTCGCGCTCAACGGCGTGCTGGTCGAAGGCAAGAGTGCGGATGGCATCGACCGCGCCGTCGAAGTCGGCGGTTGGGCGGCCGCCGAGCTCGGCGTCGGGGCGCCACCACGCGAACGGTATCTTGCAGACGACGGACACGTTGGCGAGGGCTACGGTATCCCGACCAAAGAAGGCATCGAGGCGATCCAGCTACTGGCGCGAACCGAGGCGGTGCTGCTCGATCCGGTGTACACATCGAAGGCGTTCGCCGGGATGGTTGCCGACATTCGTGGCGGCGTGTATTCGCCGGACGACAGTGTCATATTCCTTCACACGGGTGGCTCACCAGCCCTCTTCGCGCAGCGTGACCTGCTGCAGGCGGCGTTGAGCTGA